One window of the Allosaccharopolyspora coralli genome contains the following:
- a CDS encoding ABC transporter ATP-binding protein, with protein MSDSFGSDSSSGGWVRRIWAACWRHPAAVLLSLGASMTAVGTEAVVPLLTKFAVDDAVAQSTARLGWVVTALVAVGVFRFAAAFVRRYWGGRLAVDVQHDLRRAVFASVQRLDGGKQDALRTGQVVSRSISDLQLVTSLLMMFPLASGMVVLAVVAFVAMLWLSPLMTVIALVVGPLMAFVSARSKRTLYPATWSAQQRAADIAQQVEETVTGVRVVKGFGQEGREVSRLRDRARTLYAERLRTARLASMPTALMSALPAAGQVAVLALGGLLVMRGQISVGTFVAFAGYMAMLVAPARMLSGLIIQAQLARAATERILGLIDSQPEVREAPDAVPLPSGPLRVELDGVTFGYTRDQPVLRDASFQVEPGETVALVGSAGSGKSTVSLLLPRFYDVHAGSVRLRAGEDALDVRSVRMDSLRTAVGVVFEEAFLFSDTIGANIAYGRPGASDAEVRAAADAAEAHEFITALPEGYDTVVGERGLTLSGGQRQRVALARALLSDPRVLVLDDATSAVDPTTEAAIHGTLRQVTAERTTLLIAHRRSTLNLADRIAVLDEGSVVDVGTREQLEARCPLFRSLLAGPGEEIERIRDDAPQQDEWDAQLWPEVPKPDELAAHTRTTDAGTGHSTVDSMAPTPELLAGLRTLPPARDHPHLPRSLDPTAPDPQFRLARLVRPIRWGLALTILLVAADAATSVALPSLIREGLDRGVSVGNTATLGVVSVIAAVVVLVGWLAVRAQTIVAARTGESLLYLLRLRSYAHLQRLGLDYFERELGGRIMTRMTTDVDALSAFLQTGMAQAVVSILTIFGITSALLITDPSLAVVAFTVLPPLVLATVVFRRLSSTAYAEAREKVSTVNADMQENVSGLRVAQAHRREEHSASMFAERSNDYRRSRLRAQRYVATYFPFVALLSELAQAAVLGVGAARVASGTLTAGVLVAFLLYLGLLFGPVQQLGSVFDSYQQARVGMRRIGDLLRTPTSVPEPQRPVAVPSRLRGDVELRSVSFTYGGPEYAVRDITLHASPGETVALVGPTGAGKSTLVKLLARFYDTTEGSVLVDGVDVRAYDLAAFHRRIAVVPQEGHLFAGDVATNIAYAVPGASPDDIEAAARKVGALAAIAALPDGFRTEVGERGKNLSAGQRQLVALARAELVDPDLLLLDEATAALDPATEAMVVDASARVASSRTTFVVAHRLATVARADRIVVVDGGRIAEQGSHDELLTTGGHYARLWEAGDFSAPETGREHADTGTPG; from the coding sequence GTGAGTGACTCCTTCGGATCCGACTCGAGTTCCGGCGGGTGGGTCCGTCGGATCTGGGCGGCCTGCTGGCGGCACCCGGCCGCGGTGCTGCTCTCGCTCGGCGCGTCGATGACCGCGGTCGGCACCGAGGCGGTGGTGCCGCTGCTGACGAAGTTCGCCGTCGATGACGCGGTGGCGCAGAGCACAGCCCGGCTCGGCTGGGTGGTGACCGCACTGGTCGCGGTCGGCGTCTTCCGGTTCGCAGCCGCGTTCGTCCGGCGCTACTGGGGCGGGCGGCTCGCGGTCGACGTGCAGCACGACCTCCGGCGTGCCGTGTTCGCCTCCGTGCAACGCCTCGACGGCGGCAAGCAGGACGCGCTGCGCACCGGGCAGGTCGTGTCTCGTTCGATCAGCGACCTGCAGCTGGTCACGTCGCTGCTGATGATGTTCCCGCTGGCGTCGGGGATGGTCGTGCTGGCGGTCGTCGCGTTCGTCGCGATGCTCTGGCTCTCCCCGCTGATGACGGTCATCGCACTGGTCGTCGGCCCGCTGATGGCGTTCGTGTCGGCCCGGAGCAAGCGCACGCTGTATCCGGCGACGTGGTCGGCTCAACAACGCGCCGCCGACATCGCCCAGCAGGTCGAGGAGACCGTCACCGGAGTACGGGTCGTCAAGGGATTCGGGCAGGAAGGACGCGAAGTCTCCCGGCTACGAGATCGGGCTCGCACGCTCTACGCGGAACGGCTGCGAACGGCCCGGTTGGCGTCGATGCCGACGGCACTGATGTCGGCGCTACCCGCCGCCGGCCAGGTCGCGGTGCTGGCGCTCGGCGGTCTGCTCGTGATGCGCGGGCAGATCAGCGTGGGAACCTTCGTGGCGTTCGCCGGCTACATGGCGATGCTCGTCGCTCCGGCCCGGATGCTGTCCGGGCTGATCATCCAGGCCCAGCTCGCTCGCGCCGCGACGGAGCGCATTCTCGGCCTCATCGACTCGCAGCCCGAGGTCCGCGAAGCGCCGGACGCGGTGCCGTTGCCCAGCGGACCGCTGCGCGTCGAGTTGGACGGGGTGACATTCGGCTACACACGGGACCAACCGGTGTTGCGCGACGCCTCTTTTCAGGTGGAGCCTGGCGAGACCGTCGCGTTGGTCGGCTCGGCGGGCTCGGGCAAGTCCACGGTGTCGCTGCTGCTTCCCCGCTTCTACGACGTGCACGCGGGTTCGGTGCGGCTCCGGGCCGGCGAGGACGCGCTCGACGTGCGCTCCGTTCGGATGGATTCGCTGCGCACGGCGGTCGGTGTCGTGTTCGAGGAAGCGTTCCTGTTCTCGGACACCATCGGGGCCAACATCGCCTACGGCAGACCGGGCGCCTCCGATGCCGAGGTCCGTGCCGCAGCCGACGCGGCCGAAGCGCACGAGTTCATCACCGCGCTACCCGAGGGCTACGACACGGTCGTCGGCGAGCGCGGCCTCACCCTCTCCGGCGGACAGCGTCAACGGGTCGCGCTGGCGCGGGCGCTGCTGTCCGATCCGCGCGTGCTGGTGCTCGACGACGCGACCTCGGCGGTGGACCCGACGACCGAAGCCGCCATCCACGGCACCCTGCGGCAGGTCACGGCGGAGCGGACGACGTTGCTCATCGCGCATCGGCGTTCGACGTTGAACCTGGCGGACCGGATCGCCGTGCTCGACGAGGGGAGCGTCGTCGACGTCGGCACCCGGGAGCAGCTCGAAGCACGGTGCCCGCTGTTCCGGTCGCTGCTGGCGGGGCCCGGTGAGGAGATCGAGCGGATCCGGGACGACGCCCCCCAGCAGGACGAGTGGGACGCACAGCTGTGGCCGGAGGTGCCGAAGCCGGACGAGCTCGCCGCGCACACCCGGACGACCGACGCGGGGACCGGCCACTCCACTGTCGATTCGATGGCTCCGACACCGGAACTGCTGGCAGGGCTGCGTACCCTGCCTCCTGCTCGCGACCACCCGCACCTGCCTCGGAGTCTGGATCCGACCGCGCCGGACCCCCAGTTCCGACTGGCCCGGTTGGTGCGACCGATCCGGTGGGGCCTCGCACTGACGATCCTGCTGGTGGCCGCGGACGCGGCGACCTCGGTGGCGCTGCCGTCCCTGATCCGTGAGGGCCTCGACCGGGGGGTTTCCGTCGGGAACACGGCGACCCTCGGTGTGGTCAGCGTGATCGCGGCCGTCGTCGTGCTGGTGGGGTGGCTGGCCGTGCGGGCACAGACGATCGTGGCGGCACGCACCGGCGAGAGCCTGCTCTACCTGCTGCGTCTGCGCAGCTACGCCCATCTGCAGCGGCTCGGGCTCGACTACTTCGAACGCGAGCTCGGCGGCCGGATCATGACCAGGATGACCACCGACGTCGACGCACTGTCGGCATTCCTGCAAACCGGGATGGCACAGGCGGTCGTGAGTATCCTGACGATCTTCGGGATCACCTCGGCGCTGCTGATCACCGACCCGTCGCTGGCGGTGGTGGCATTCACGGTACTGCCGCCGCTGGTGCTCGCGACCGTGGTGTTCCGCCGGCTGTCGAGCACCGCGTACGCGGAGGCGCGGGAGAAGGTCAGCACGGTCAACGCCGACATGCAGGAGAACGTCTCCGGGCTCCGCGTCGCCCAGGCGCACCGCCGCGAGGAGCACTCGGCGTCGATGTTCGCCGAACGCAGTAACGACTATCGTCGGTCCCGGCTGCGGGCGCAGCGCTACGTGGCGACCTACTTCCCGTTCGTGGCCTTGCTCTCCGAGTTGGCCCAGGCGGCGGTGCTCGGTGTCGGCGCGGCGCGCGTGGCCTCGGGGACGCTCACGGCCGGTGTGCTCGTGGCGTTCCTGCTCTACCTGGGGCTGTTGTTCGGCCCTGTCCAACAGCTCGGATCGGTGTTCGACAGCTACCAGCAGGCGCGGGTGGGTATGCGTCGGATCGGGGATCTGCTCCGCACCCCCACGTCGGTTCCCGAACCGCAGCGGCCGGTGGCGGTGCCGTCCCGGCTGCGGGGAGACGTGGAGTTGCGGTCGGTGTCGTTCACCTACGGCGGCCCGGAATACGCGGTGCGGGACATCACGTTGCACGCGTCGCCGGGAGAAACGGTGGCTCTGGTCGGGCCGACGGGCGCAGGGAAGTCGACGTTGGTGAAGTTGCTCGCGCGCTTCTACGACACCACCGAGGGTTCGGTGCTCGTCGACGGGGTCGACGTGCGTGCCTACGACCTGGCCGCGTTCCACCGGCGGATCGCCGTGGTCCCGCAAGAGGGACACCTCTTCGCGGGAGACGTGGCGACCAACATCGCCTACGCGGTGCCGGGTGCGAGCCCGGACGACATCGAGGCGGCCGCCCGCAAGGTGGGTGCGCTGGCCGCGATCGCCGCGTTGCCCGACGGCTTCCGCACCGAGGTCGGCGAGCGGGGCAAGAACCTCTCGGCGGGTCAGCGTCAGCTGGTCGCACTCGCCAGGGCGGAGCTGGTCGATCCCGACCTGCTGTTGCTCGACGAGGCGACGGCCGCGTTGGATCCGGCGACGGAGGCGATGGTGGTCGACGCGAGCGCCCGGGTCGCCTCGTCGCGGACGACCTTCGTGGTGGCACACCGGCTGGCGACGGTGGCGCGGGCGGACCGCATCGTCGTCGTCGACGGCGGGCGGATCGCAGAGCAGGGTTCGCACGACGAGTTGCTCACTACCGGTGGCCACTACGCACGACTGTGGGAGGCGGGGGACTTCTCGGCGCCCGAGACGGGCCGGGAACACGCCGACACCGGTACTCCCGGCTGA
- a CDS encoding multifunctional oxoglutarate decarboxylase/oxoglutarate dehydrogenase thiamine pyrophosphate-binding subunit/dihydrolipoyllysine-residue succinyltransferase subunit, giving the protein MSSSSPASQFGPNEWLIEEMYEQFLHDPSSVDPAWHEFFADYKPTEAATDNTVAATSRAATSDASGSGGAATATTTGGDGNGQVSRQAATSANNPAPNTAPAKDATARQDGASQKKDGTAQKSGASQPAEAPAKQQSQQSAKPSPQQAAKAAPVKNGTDGGDTKSLRGAAAAIAKNMEQSLTVPTATSVRAVPAKLLFDNRIVINNHLKRNKGGKVSFTHLIGYALVRAMRDFPNMNRHYGEDAKGKPAAITPEHINMGLAIDMPGKDGDRNLVVASIKGCEEMTFQQYWQAYEDIIRKARNNALTADDFAGTTFSLTNPGPSGTNHSVPRLTKGQSAIIGVGAMDYPAEFQGASEQTLIDMGISKIVTLTSTYDHRVIQGAESGDFLRKVHQLLLGEDGFFDEVFTSLRIPYEPVRWTQDIPEGAVDKTARVLELIDAYRTRGHLMADIDPLNYRQRRHEDLDVLSHSLTLWDLDRTFPVGGFAGKERMKLRDVLGVLRDSYCRTVGVEYMHILEPDEREWLQKRVEKPHVKPDPTEQKYILSKLNAAEAFETFLQTKYVGQKRFSLEGAETVVPLLDAVLDSSAASELDEVVIGMPHRGRLNVLANIVGKPISQIFREFEGNLDPGQAHGSGDVKYHLGAEGKYFRMFGDGETTVSLTSNPSHLEAVNPVLEGIVRAKQDVLDKGQEGFTVLPVLLHGDAAFAGQGVVAETLNLSMLRGYRTGGTVHVVVNNQVGYTTAPEHSRSSKYSTDVAKVIGAPVFHVNGDDPEACVWVAQLAVDYRQAFGKDVVIDMVCYRRRGHNEGDDPSMTQPAMYDAIDKMRSVRKTYTESLIGRGDITVEEAEKALKDYANQLEHVFNEVRELEKHPPEVSPSVESEQTLPAKLNTSLSPEAFQRIADAQVNWPEGFTPHSRVKPVLDRRAKMATDGGVDWAFGELLAFGSLAMEGRPVRLTGQDTRRGTFGQRHSVLIDRKTGTEYTPLQNLSDDQAKFLVYDSALSEFAAVGFEYGYSVANPDALVLWEAQFGDFFNGAQPIIDEFISSGEAKWGQRSDVVMLLPHGHEGQGPDHSSGRIERWLQLCAEGSMTVAMPSTPANYFHLLRRHSLDGIHRPLVVFTPKSMLRLKAATSSVADFTEGKFTSVIDDPTQPDPASVTKLVLCTGKLYYELADEKEKRGLTDTAVVRLEQLYPLPHNKLRKLLDRYPNATNIRWVQEEPANQGAWPFLGLALPEVAPERFTGIERVSRRAMAAPASGMKVVHDVEQAEVVSGAFDD; this is encoded by the coding sequence GTGTCCAGCAGCAGCCCTGCTTCACAGTTCGGCCCCAATGAGTGGTTGATCGAGGAGATGTACGAGCAGTTCCTCCACGATCCCTCCTCGGTAGACCCGGCGTGGCACGAGTTCTTCGCCGACTACAAGCCGACTGAGGCCGCCACCGACAACACCGTTGCCGCGACGTCGCGCGCAGCCACGTCCGACGCGAGTGGTTCCGGCGGTGCCGCCACCGCGACCACCACCGGCGGGGACGGCAACGGGCAGGTTTCCCGGCAGGCCGCGACCTCCGCGAACAACCCAGCCCCGAACACCGCCCCTGCGAAGGACGCCACTGCGCGGCAGGACGGCGCGTCGCAGAAGAAGGACGGGACGGCGCAGAAGTCCGGTGCGTCCCAGCCCGCCGAGGCTCCCGCGAAGCAGCAGTCCCAGCAGTCGGCCAAGCCGTCCCCACAGCAGGCCGCCAAGGCCGCGCCGGTCAAGAACGGCACGGACGGAGGGGACACCAAGTCGCTGCGCGGCGCCGCCGCGGCGATCGCGAAGAACATGGAACAGTCGCTGACCGTTCCCACCGCCACCTCGGTGCGCGCGGTCCCGGCGAAGCTGCTGTTCGACAACCGCATCGTCATCAACAATCACCTGAAGCGGAACAAGGGCGGCAAGGTCTCGTTCACGCACCTCATCGGCTACGCGCTGGTGCGGGCGATGCGGGACTTCCCGAACATGAACCGCCACTACGGTGAAGACGCCAAGGGCAAGCCTGCCGCGATCACGCCCGAGCACATCAACATGGGCCTGGCGATCGACATGCCCGGCAAGGACGGTGACCGCAACCTCGTCGTGGCCTCCATCAAGGGCTGCGAGGAGATGACCTTCCAGCAGTACTGGCAGGCCTACGAGGACATCATCCGCAAGGCCCGCAACAACGCGCTCACCGCGGACGACTTCGCGGGCACCACGTTCTCGCTGACCAACCCCGGCCCGTCGGGCACCAACCACTCGGTGCCACGGCTGACCAAGGGGCAGAGCGCGATCATCGGCGTGGGTGCGATGGACTACCCCGCCGAGTTCCAGGGCGCCAGCGAGCAGACACTCATCGACATGGGCATCAGCAAGATCGTCACGCTGACGTCCACCTACGACCACCGGGTCATCCAGGGCGCCGAGTCCGGCGACTTCCTGCGCAAGGTGCACCAGCTGCTGCTCGGCGAGGACGGGTTCTTCGACGAGGTCTTCACCTCGCTGCGAATCCCGTACGAGCCGGTGCGCTGGACCCAGGACATCCCGGAAGGCGCGGTCGACAAGACCGCCCGGGTGCTGGAACTCATCGACGCCTACCGCACCCGCGGCCACCTGATGGCCGACATCGACCCGCTGAACTACCGGCAGCGCAGGCACGAGGACCTCGATGTCCTCTCGCACAGCCTCACCCTGTGGGACCTGGACCGGACGTTCCCGGTCGGCGGTTTCGCGGGCAAGGAGCGCATGAAGCTGCGCGACGTGCTCGGGGTGCTGCGGGACTCCTACTGCCGCACGGTCGGCGTGGAGTACATGCACATCCTGGAGCCCGACGAGCGCGAGTGGCTGCAGAAGCGGGTGGAGAAGCCGCACGTCAAGCCCGATCCGACGGAACAGAAGTACATCCTGTCGAAGCTCAACGCCGCGGAGGCGTTCGAGACGTTCCTGCAGACCAAGTACGTCGGCCAGAAGCGGTTCTCGTTGGAGGGTGCCGAGACCGTGGTGCCGCTGCTCGACGCGGTGCTGGACTCCTCGGCGGCTTCGGAACTCGACGAGGTCGTCATCGGCATGCCGCACCGTGGCCGCCTCAACGTCCTCGCCAACATCGTCGGCAAGCCGATCTCGCAGATCTTCCGCGAGTTCGAGGGCAACCTCGACCCGGGCCAGGCGCACGGTTCCGGTGACGTCAAATACCACCTCGGCGCCGAGGGCAAGTACTTCCGGATGTTCGGCGACGGCGAGACGACGGTCTCGTTGACGTCGAACCCGTCGCACCTGGAGGCGGTGAACCCGGTTCTGGAGGGCATCGTCCGCGCCAAGCAGGACGTCCTCGACAAGGGTCAGGAAGGCTTCACCGTGCTGCCGGTGTTGCTGCACGGCGACGCCGCGTTCGCCGGTCAGGGTGTGGTCGCGGAGACGCTGAACCTGTCGATGCTGCGGGGCTACCGCACCGGCGGCACCGTGCACGTGGTGGTCAACAACCAGGTCGGCTACACGACCGCCCCCGAGCACTCGCGCTCCAGCAAGTACTCGACGGACGTCGCCAAGGTCATCGGCGCCCCGGTGTTCCACGTCAACGGCGACGACCCCGAGGCGTGCGTGTGGGTCGCCCAGCTCGCCGTCGACTACCGGCAGGCGTTCGGCAAGGACGTCGTCATCGACATGGTCTGCTACCGCCGTCGCGGCCACAACGAGGGCGACGACCCGTCGATGACGCAGCCGGCGATGTACGACGCGATCGACAAGATGCGCAGCGTGCGCAAGACCTACACCGAGTCGCTCATCGGTCGCGGTGACATCACCGTCGAGGAAGCCGAGAAGGCGCTCAAGGACTACGCCAACCAGCTCGAGCACGTGTTCAACGAGGTTCGCGAGTTGGAGAAGCACCCGCCGGAGGTGAGCCCGTCGGTGGAGTCCGAGCAGACGCTGCCCGCGAAGCTGAACACCTCGTTGAGCCCGGAGGCCTTCCAGCGCATCGCGGACGCGCAGGTGAACTGGCCGGAGGGCTTCACGCCGCACTCGCGGGTCAAGCCGGTGCTGGACCGCCGCGCGAAGATGGCCACCGACGGCGGTGTCGACTGGGCGTTCGGCGAGCTGCTGGCGTTCGGTTCGCTGGCGATGGAAGGCCGTCCGGTGCGGCTCACCGGCCAGGACACCCGGCGCGGCACGTTCGGCCAACGGCACTCGGTGCTCATCGACCGCAAGACCGGCACCGAGTACACGCCGTTGCAGAACCTCAGCGACGACCAGGCGAAGTTCCTCGTCTACGACTCGGCGCTCTCCGAGTTCGCGGCGGTGGGTTTCGAGTACGGCTACTCGGTGGCGAACCCGGACGCGCTGGTGTTGTGGGAGGCGCAGTTCGGGGACTTCTTCAACGGCGCGCAGCCGATCATCGACGAGTTCATCTCGTCCGGTGAGGCGAAGTGGGGCCAGCGTTCGGACGTGGTGATGCTGCTGCCGCACGGCCACGAGGGCCAAGGCCCGGACCACTCGTCCGGCCGGATCGAGCGTTGGCTGCAGCTGTGCGCGGAGGGTTCGATGACGGTGGCGATGCCGTCGACGCCCGCGAACTACTTCCACTTGCTGCGGCGTCACTCGCTCGACGGCATTCACCGCCCGCTGGTGGTGTTCACGCCGAAGTCGATGCTGCGTCTGAAGGCGGCGACGAGCTCGGTCGCGGACTTCACGGAGGGCAAGTTCACCTCGGTGATCGATGACCCGACCCAGCCGGACCCGGCTTCGGTGACCAAGCTCGTGCTGTGCACCGGCAAGCTGTATTACGAGCTGGCCGACGAGAAGGAGAAGCGCGGCCTGACCGACACGGCGGTGGTGCGGCTGGAGCAGCTGTACCCGCTGCCGCACAACAAGCTGCGCAAGCTGCTGGATCGGTACCCGAACGCCACGAACATCCGCTGGGTGCAGGAAGAGCCTGCGAACCAGGGCGCGTGGCCGTTTCTGGGGCTGGCGCTGCCCGAGGTGGCTCCGGAGCGGTTCACCGGCATCGAGCGGGTGTCGCGCCGTGCGATGGCCGCCCCGGCATCGGGCATGAAGGTCGTACACGACGTCGAGCAGGCCGAGGTCGTCTCCGGCGCGTTCGACGACTGA
- a CDS encoding DUF6104 family protein, whose product MYFTDRGIEELEDRRGEEEVTLAWVADRLRAFVDRHPEFENATERLATFLARDDEDDPDE is encoded by the coding sequence GTGTACTTCACCGATCGGGGCATCGAGGAGTTGGAGGACCGCCGCGGCGAGGAAGAGGTCACGCTCGCGTGGGTCGCCGACCGGTTGCGCGCGTTCGTCGACCGCCACCCCGAGTTCGAGAACGCGACCGAACGGCTCGCCACATTCTTGGCGCGCGACGACGAGGACGATCCCGACGAGTGA
- the tdh gene encoding L-threonine 3-dehydrogenase — protein MRALVKTSPAPGLELTEVPDPTPGPTDVIIRVHRTGICGTDLHIEAWDDWAAKTVPAPLVIGHEFAGEVVEVGSAVTQVCVGDQVSGEGHLVCGRCRNCRAGRRHLCANTRGLGVHRHGAFADYAVLPESNCWVHQQDLDPDVAAIFDPFGNAVHTALSFPVVGEDVLITGAGPIGLMAVAVARHAGARNVVITDVSDHRLELGSKVGATRALNVAESSVEEAQRQLGMTEGFDVGMEMCGQPAALREMIGNMSHGGRIAMLGLPSEGFAVDWGQVVLKMLTVKGIYGREMFETWYSMSVLLEAGLDLTPVITHRFPCTQYEEAFETARLGRCGKIILDWTVR, from the coding sequence GTGCGAGCACTGGTGAAGACGTCGCCCGCCCCGGGCTTGGAGCTGACCGAGGTGCCGGACCCGACGCCGGGACCGACGGACGTGATCATCCGGGTCCATCGGACAGGCATCTGCGGGACGGACCTGCACATCGAAGCGTGGGACGACTGGGCGGCGAAGACCGTGCCTGCTCCCCTCGTGATCGGTCACGAGTTCGCGGGCGAGGTCGTCGAGGTCGGGTCCGCGGTCACCCAGGTGTGTGTCGGCGACCAGGTCAGCGGCGAAGGGCACCTGGTGTGCGGGCGCTGCCGGAACTGCCGCGCAGGCCGCCGCCACCTCTGCGCGAACACGCGCGGGCTCGGCGTGCACCGGCACGGGGCGTTCGCCGACTACGCGGTGCTGCCCGAGTCGAACTGCTGGGTGCACCAGCAGGACCTCGACCCGGACGTTGCGGCGATCTTCGACCCGTTCGGCAACGCGGTGCACACGGCGTTGAGTTTCCCGGTGGTCGGCGAGGACGTGTTGATCACGGGCGCCGGGCCGATCGGGCTGATGGCGGTGGCCGTGGCGCGGCACGCGGGAGCCCGCAACGTCGTCATCACCGACGTCAGCGATCACCGGTTGGAGCTGGGGAGCAAGGTCGGCGCGACGCGGGCGCTCAACGTCGCGGAGTCGTCCGTCGAGGAAGCCCAGCGCCAGCTCGGGATGACCGAGGGCTTCGACGTGGGCATGGAGATGTGCGGCCAACCGGCGGCGCTGCGCGAGATGATCGGCAACATGTCCCACGGCGGCCGGATCGCGATGCTCGGCCTGCCCTCCGAGGGATTCGCCGTCGACTGGGGCCAGGTCGTGCTGAAGATGCTCACCGTGAAGGGCATCTACGGTCGGGAGATGTTCGAGACCTGGTACTCGATGTCGGTGTTGCTGGAAGCGGGCCTGGACCTCACCCCGGTCATCACCCATCGGTTCCCGTGCACGCAGTACGAAGAGGCGTTCGAGACCGCACGGCTGGGGCGTTGCGGAAAGATCATCCTGGATTGGACGGTGCGGTAG
- a CDS encoding glycine C-acetyltransferase — MFTMRDELRGKLDEIREAGLYKTERVLASPQSAEVGVQGDRNRVLNFCANNYLGLADHPKLVEAAQQSLEQWGFGMASVRFICGTQAPHKELERRLADFLGQEDTILYSSCFDANGGLFETLLDERDVMISDELNHASIIDGVRLCKARRGRYANRNMAELEQQLADTQDARHRLIVTDGVFSMDGYLAPLDEICDLAERYDAMVMVDDSHAVGFMGATGAGTPELFGVQDRVDIITGTLGKALGGASGGYTAARAEVVELLRQRSRPYLFSNSLAPSIVAASLAALDLVASEPSLRQRLRDNSELFRRRMSEEGFDLLDGEHPIIPVMIGGAAEAAKMADLLLDNGIYVIGFSFPVVPKGKARIRTQMSAAHSADDVERAVSAFVAARNAMV; from the coding sequence ATGTTCACGATGCGCGACGAACTGCGCGGCAAGCTCGACGAGATCCGCGAGGCGGGCCTGTACAAGACCGAGCGGGTGCTGGCGTCGCCGCAGAGCGCCGAGGTCGGAGTGCAGGGCGACCGGAACCGGGTGCTGAACTTCTGCGCGAACAACTACCTCGGACTGGCCGACCATCCGAAGCTGGTGGAGGCCGCGCAGCAGTCCCTCGAGCAGTGGGGCTTCGGGATGGCCTCGGTGCGGTTCATCTGCGGCACGCAGGCCCCGCACAAGGAGCTCGAACGTCGCCTCGCGGACTTCCTCGGGCAGGAGGACACGATCCTCTACAGCTCGTGTTTCGACGCCAACGGCGGCCTGTTCGAGACGCTGCTGGACGAGCGGGACGTGATGATCTCCGACGAACTCAACCACGCGAGCATCATCGACGGGGTGCGGCTGTGCAAGGCGCGCCGCGGCCGGTACGCGAACCGGAACATGGCGGAGCTGGAACAGCAGCTGGCCGACACCCAGGACGCGCGGCACCGCTTGATCGTCACCGACGGCGTGTTCTCGATGGACGGATATCTGGCGCCGCTGGACGAGATCTGCGATCTGGCGGAGCGCTACGACGCGATGGTCATGGTCGACGATTCGCATGCGGTCGGGTTCATGGGTGCGACCGGAGCCGGAACACCGGAGTTGTTCGGCGTGCAGGATCGGGTGGACATCATCACGGGCACGCTCGGCAAGGCGTTGGGCGGCGCGAGCGGCGGCTACACGGCCGCGCGAGCCGAGGTCGTCGAGTTGTTGCGGCAGCGTTCCCGCCCGTACCTGTTCTCGAACTCGCTGGCACCGTCGATCGTGGCCGCGTCGCTGGCCGCGCTCGACCTCGTGGCTTCGGAGCCGTCGTTGCGGCAGCGTCTGCGCGACAACAGCGAGCTGTTCCGGCGTCGCATGTCCGAGGAAGGGTTCGACCTGCTGGACGGCGAGCATCCCATCATTCCGGTCATGATCGGGGGCGCCGCCGAGGCGGCGAAGATGGCGGATCTGTTGCTGGACAACGGAATTTATGTCATCGGGTTCTCGTTCCCGGTGGTACCGAAGGGCAAGGCCCGCATCCGCACCCAGATGTCGGCGGCACATTCGGCTGACGACGTCGAACGAGCCGTGTCCGCCTTCGTCGCGGCGCGCAACGCCATGGTCTGA
- a CDS encoding LysR family transcriptional regulator: MMDSRRLHVLRALADHGTVRAAAEALFLTPSAVSQQLNALESEAGQSLLERRGRRVRLTAAGELLAEHATTVLAELDRAEATLAACAAGAVGRVEVASFSSAITQVLAPVIASLREQAPDVTVRVRDAEGHESVALLLTGDVDVAISMEYSSTLQADDNRVTRYPLYAEPFDVVLPPGHELAAREAIELTSLRDEEWISPLPGNPCRSVAEVSCENSGFLPRTTHTSDDYHAVVALVAAGTGVALVPRTAIDPGHEAVVRPVSGRPPTRRVFAAVQRGREQHPLLRLVLDAVQSQARTAFAAV; encoded by the coding sequence ATGATGGATTCGCGGCGGTTGCACGTCCTGCGTGCACTCGCCGACCACGGCACCGTGCGAGCCGCCGCCGAAGCGTTGTTCCTCACCCCGTCTGCGGTGTCCCAGCAGCTCAACGCGCTCGAGAGCGAGGCCGGCCAGTCGCTGCTGGAACGGCGCGGTCGCCGCGTGCGGCTGACCGCCGCGGGCGAGCTGCTCGCAGAACACGCGACCACGGTCCTCGCGGAGCTGGATCGTGCCGAGGCGACGCTGGCGGCGTGTGCCGCGGGCGCCGTGGGGCGCGTGGAGGTCGCCTCGTTCTCGTCGGCGATCACGCAGGTCCTGGCTCCGGTGATCGCGTCGCTGCGAGAGCAGGCTCCGGACGTCACCGTCCGGGTACGCGACGCCGAAGGACACGAGAGCGTGGCACTGCTGCTCACCGGGGACGTCGACGTCGCGATCTCGATGGAGTACAGCTCGACGTTGCAGGCCGACGACAACCGGGTGACCCGGTACCCGCTCTACGCCGAACCGTTCGACGTCGTCCTGCCGCCCGGCCACGAACTCGCCGCACGCGAGGCGATCGAGCTGACGTCCTTACGGGACGAGGAGTGGATCTCGCCGCTGCCGGGGAATCCGTGCCGATCGGTGGCGGAAGTGTCCTGTGAGAACTCGGGATTCCTCCCCCGCACCACACACACCTCGGACGACTACCACGCCGTCGTCGCGCTGGTGGCTGCCGGAACGGGAGTGGCGCTGGTACCGCGTACCGCGATCGACCCGGGGCACGAGGCAGTCGTGCGTCCGGTCTCGGGCCGACCGCCGACACGTCGCGTGTTCGCTGCCGTCCAACGTGGACGGGAACAGCATCCGCTCCTGCGACTCGTGCTGGACGCGGTCCAGTCCCAGGCGCGCACCGCGTTCGCCGCGGTCTGA